A single Choristoneura fumiferana chromosome 9, NRCan_CFum_1, whole genome shotgun sequence DNA region contains:
- the LOC141430793 gene encoding trypsin-like, which translates to MAVLLLAFSLIISFFSQTTLGLANHTCEDLTIIGGHTVSIEDVPYIAALFENDTFSCGGSIIHERFVLTAAHCITANISLKVLVGSDMLSTDGVFIDVEQELCHEEYDPFEMINDICLLKLSEPVPFDCKVVKIALADDNLEIEDGDMVNVTGWGNIKIYGVQYPNDLRQVSVPVVSDECCRYIYPEFSDGMICAGSRGHDSCQGDSGGPLTYGKVQVGVVSYGNGCAVVAGVYTKVSNYLPWINATIESNL; encoded by the exons ATGGCTGTTTTACTGTTAGCGTTCAgtttaataataagttttttctcTCAAACAACTTTGGGTCTAG CTAATCATACTTGCGAAGACTTGACCATAATCGGTGGCCACACGGTGTCCATAGAAGACGTACCTTACATCGCAGCACTGTTTGAAAATGACACTTTCTCATGCGGCGGTTCAATCATCCACGAACGTTTCGTACTGACCGCTGCTCACTGTATAAC GGCGAACATTTCGTTAAAAGTTCTCGTCGGTTCTGACATGTTGAGCACTGACGGAGTTTTCATTGATGTTGAACAAGAACTATGTCACGAGGAATACGATCCTTTCGAAATGATAAATGACATTTGTCTGCTCAAGCTTAGCGAGCCAGTACCGTTTGATTGCAAAGTCGTAAAAATTGCGCTAGCTGATGACAATCTCGAAATAGAAGACGGTGATATGGTAAACGTCACTGGTTGGGGTAACATAAAA ATTTACGGCGTCCAGTATCCAAACGATCTTCGTCAAGTGTCAGTGCCAGTGGTATCCGATGAGTGCTGTCGCTACATCTACCCAGAGTTTTCGGACGGCATGATATGTGCGGGGTCACGAGGACACGACTCCTGCCAG GGAGACAGCGGTGGCCCCCTGACATACGGCAAGGTCCAAGTCGGCGTGGTGTCTTACGGAAATGGCTGTGCGGTCGTGGCAGGAGTCTACACCAAAGTATCAAATTATTTGCCGTGGATCAACGCCACCATCGAAtctaatttgtaa